ATgatttattttccattttagTTGATGAATGTCGGGATGTATCAGTAAAAGAGCAAATGGGAGTTGTCATTCGTTATGTTAATAAATTTGAATGTGTAGTTGAAGATTTTTGGGTATTGTGCATGTTAATGATATTAGTGCATCATCACTTAAAAAAGTTATAGAGTCTTTATTCTCTAGCCATGGTTTGAGTGTATCAAGTTTGAGAGGCCAATGATATGATGGAGCTAATAATATGCGAAGAGAATTTAATGGATTTaagagtttgattttatttgAGAATTCTAATGCTTATTATGTCCATTGTTTTGCTCATCAACTCCAACTCACACTTATTGCTATtgctaaaaaaaatattcaagtataaatatttttttaataccaTTGTACATTTGTGCAATGTTGTTGGAGGTTCTTGTAAAAAAAGAGACATGCTTCGGGAAAAGCAAAGAGAGAAAatagttgaaggaattgaaatttGAGAAATAGCAATTAGACAAGGTTTAAACCAAGAGATGTTAATAAAGAGATCAGGAGATACTCCTTGGAGTTCTCATTATAgtacattaattaatttgatacaTTTATTTTCATATGTGATTGACGTTCTTGAGTATATTTGTGAAAATGGGAATGATGATCCATAAAGAGGTGAAGCAATTGAGTTGCTAGATGTTATTGGtcgttttgaatttatttttgtgttgtttCTCATGAGAAAAATTTTGGGAATTACTCATGACTTATCATAAGTTTTGCAAAGAAGGGATCAAGATATTGTAAATGCTATGCAGTTAGTTAAAGTTTGTAAATGTCGTTTACAAATTGTAAAAGATGATGGTTGGGAGTCTTTACTACttgaaatagtaaaattttgtgGTAAACATGATATAATTGTATTAGAGATGGATGATTTGTACACAATGAGAGGgagataaaaaagaaatactGAAAAGATGACAAATCTTCATTTCTATCGTGTTGAGTTATTCTACTCTGTCATTGATATGCAGTTTCAAGAACTTAATAATCGTTTTgataaaatgaatataaatttGCTTTTATATATGACATATCTTGATCCTAAAGATTTATTTGATGTAAGCAAATTGATGGAACTTACAAAATTTTATCCATGTGAATTTTCTCTatggataaaattttattttattgttgtatagactaattattttattttattttttttaaaattacgtGCAATAAAGTGAACATGTGAGGTTTAAGATTTAATTCCCTTAATCATTTATTTCCTCTATAGTAATTCTCCATTTTAATTAAAGATCATTGATGCAAATAATCATGCCACTTGAAAAACCATCGTTGCAATTAAGATCATGGTTACAGGCAACAAGTTGAATTTCCTTTTCTTATTGTTATCTGTTTTAAAAACCACCTCCAAACCTCTATATGATTGAGACTATGTATCAGATAATTGAACCATCTTCTTCCCAACATTATGACCTCTAAAAAGTCCAATTAAAGAGGAAGGAATGCTTTCAACACCAGTTGAGATGTCTTCAAGTATGTGCATCTTGCCAGCCCGAAGATGATCACAAGTTGTTGAAATGAAATCAGCATAAACATTCAAAAAATCAGCAGCTAAAAACCCTTGGATTTTGATTCTCCTATACACAATATCTATCATATCAGGTGCAGCTTTTCTTCCGCTATCTGTATACTCAGAGATCACACCACAAATAGCTACTCTACCAAACAAATTCATGTTAGCTATTGCTGCCTCTTGCATTTCTGCCCCAACATTGTCAAAATATATGTCAATCCCATCTGGGAAGTACCTGCAAAATCATATGCAAGCATCAGAATTGACACTGgtgaatttaattttctttttctaaaattttaccCATACTGACCTTTTGAGAGTTGCCTTCAAATCTGTTTGTTCCTTATAGTTGAATGCATCATCAAAACCAAGCTTTTCTTTCAGGAGTTCTACCTGTTTGGCACTAAAATCAGGAGTCTACCATGATAGAAATTGTTTTCTTAATACTATTAAGTCAACGGCTTGACAACAGTTCAAAACGTAGTTTGCaatgaattttaaattgttattattgatctataacaataattaaagtatttaagaaaataatttatcacCGTTGCCTTACTAGTGAAATCACATAACTAGACCTTTTCTTTGCTTCCGGCGCAGCCAACCACATAGCAACCGAACAGCTTTGCATACTGTCCGACCAAATTCCCGACCGATCCAGAAGCAGCAGATACAAACACCTTCTCCCCCTTCTTGGGTTTGCATACTTCGAAAAACCCAGCATAGGCTGTCAGTCCGCTAAATCCTGCAACAGCAAAACCAAAGAATTTCCAGCGTACATCTTTTTGCCTTTTACCATGAACAAAGAAGCTAAATCTATGAAGTTCTGCAATAAATTTTAAGTCAATACCTAGAATTCCAACATGGTTTGACAATGGAAATCCCATAAGTTCCAATTTCCTTAGCATGCCACCTGGTTTTATGACACTATATTCTCCCCATGTAATGAGCCCTACAACCAAGTCACCTTTCTGGAATTCAGGATTCCCAGAAACCAAAACTTCTCCCACTCCATAACCATTAATAGCCTGCCCATGAAAATCAATCCAATCATTTGCCAGATGATCAGCAAGAGATATACTATAAGCCATCATCAGGAGTTGGGATTTACCTCGCCAGGATTAATTGCAGCGGCTAAAGTGGAATATATTTGTGATGAGCTCTGACTTTTCATGCGGTTTAGCTGGTAAGGATCTATGGATAAATAGAGATTTTTCAGTATAACATCATTTGAACCAGAGTCCAGCAACAGGGAAATAGACTCTGATTTGAGCTCAAAATCACTCTCTTTTGGTGACCCATCTATATGAGCCTTGATTACTACGTAGCTGTTGCTCACTGCCATTGCTGTTGCTCTCCCCTGTCAATAATTCAGATCCACAAAGAAGAAGCAGGATAGGAAATTAATGGCATGTGCTTCAGCTTATCTCAGGTAGCACGAGTACCATTATGTACAACTACTGCTGCCGAGAGAAATATACCAAGGAAAGAAAGCTGACAAAAGTGGAATAAAATGTGTGAAAATACCTAGGCTACGGAGAGATTCTAacatccttaaaaaaaaaaaaaaagaggagaagACAAAAACTTAGATGTTAAAACTTATGTCCTGAATTGCCGTCCAAATGTCCACTTGCTAATTTATACTTGCCCTTATCAAGATTCATTCGGCTACTTAAAGGCTTGGCGGAGAAGCTCATAGGAAACAATTAAGAGCCCAATAACATTAAGGCCCAATCAAGATTGCATAGCCATATACTTTCATATTGGAGTAAGCTTGCTATatccatataaataaatataatgaagTTGAACTTTCAAGTGGCAGCTTATTTTTTGGCCAAGTGGCATTGTATATGAAGAGAAACGGTTGATTTCTCTTCCCTTATAACTATAgaatctaaaatatttattgagattgaAATAAATGACCCTATGAGAAATGGGGAAGCTGGTGAGCTTGGGTCTTGTGGTGCTGGTTTCTTCCATGGTCTTCTAGCGCCAATGTTTCTTGCATGCAAATTGAGTTGGGTTGAACTGTGTTGGGCTCATTTGTAGTGAGCGCTTCAGAGTGGGTTGATGGTATATTGTTTGGATTCTCACTGGCCTACATCTTGTATTTTATCCTCTAGGTCATGTTCATTCCAATTTCTAAGCatgctaaaaaagaaaaattcctcCATTTGGTATGATccattttttaagagaaaaattcaaataaaatcttACAACATTATACatgaattcatttaaaaaaataaaatttttataagttaaaaaaaaatcaattcttccattttaaaaaaaaattaaaaaaattaaattaaattgaattattgttaattttctttttagtcCAAAATAGGATTTAGCTTTTGGATTTGTATACAACTGACTTAATTTGGAGCAAAGCTCGAAGTTATACTCCAATGATACAATAAGATTTACTTTACAAAAAACTACAACATATATCAAAGCCCTTAATGTAATCTATTTAGTAATTATAAACCTGATTAGATGTAATATTTatctaaaagaaaatttattatttagttcttattTTATAGGTAAATTCATTCGTTAATTTTTCTGTcttagaaaatatattaaaacgtttttaaagtttaaaagtctactaattaatttttccgTTACTTTTACACGTTAAGTATTGCAAAACagtttaaaatacttttatatcgagactaattaatagattttttataaaattaggagattaattaatgaaacacaatgattaaataataaaataattaattattaaaattaacggatatactaatcaataagttttttaaaatattataatcattttaatttattttttaaaattaactaataaattaatttttttaaaatatagagattaaatagtaaatttttctgATCTCAATTGGTATGAGATGACttattttcatagaaaatatcaaattattacGCCATGTAAATATAGAAAAGAGAACTTgtatatttcaataaaaaaacaatatagaagttgaaaatattataatttcttttggTAATTAAACTCAAATCAATAAGTTTATTTGTCACGTACATTTTTTAAGGATGTGTATGCACATTTAGTTTTCCTAGTTAATACGACACTATTTTCTttggttttttttaaaaaataatatgacgTTATTTTCCAAATATGTATATTGTTTTCTTAATTACTTATATAATAGTACTAATTGGATAggattttctttcaaaattcttttatttcggTAATGTTCAAGATTTTAACCAAGGTTATTACAAATAGAGTGAAGACTCTCCAATCCAAACTTACTAGTAATAATGAGGCAAATTTTGTTCCAAGCAGATAGATTATAGAATAATATCATTATTATTcaagaaattatttatttaatgagaACGAAGCAGGGAAACCAGTTGGGTTGTAATTAAAATCGATTTAAAAAGGCATATGACCGACTTAGATGAGCTTTTATTTATAATACTCTGGTAGACTACGGTGTTCCTCCTTCTTTGATTACGATGTTGGTTAATAGTTGGGAAGCTAGCAGTTCTCGATTACTGTGGAACATAAATATATTAGATTCTTTTAAGCTCACGTAAGGAGTTCGCCAGTGTGATCCACTCTCACCTTATCTTTTTGTGCTTTGTATGGAGTGGCTTTCTCACAGTATCAATAAAATTGTTGCTGATGGAATTTGGAATCCAGTTTGTTTGGGTAGAGGCAATGTTCCTTTGACTCATCTCTTTTTTTACAGATGACTTAGTCTTATTAGTTAAAGCTTTAGTGGAGTAAGTTCAAGTTGTCTTGAATGTTCTTGAGGATTTCTGCTAGTTCAAGTTGAAGCTTTAGTGGAGTAAGACTGCTTTTGTGTCTCAAAGAATGTCTCTGCAGATTTGGCTAATGAAATTAGCACTTTCTTGGGATTCAAATTCACAAATAACCTAGACTTTTATCTCGGTGTGCCTGTTCTTCATGGTGGGATAACCCCTTTATTCTTTCTTGGAGGATAATGATGTGTGCATAAGGAAAGAAATACTTTACAACAATTTGAAGCATAAGAGAACTTGATCATTCTTCACAAACTCCAAAATTCATGTTTGACTTTTGAATCCTGAGAAACAAAGTTACCATCGAGCAATTCAAGGTTTACGAGATGAGAATTATATTTGAGAAGCATGACAAAATAAGAAaacaagcaacacattattcaATGCGTGTGGACGCGCAATATAAGTTTAGCTCGTATAATACATGTATGAATAAAATGCACTTAGAcccatattattattttagtattttaatattttattagacttattttaaattaagtaggCCCAATTTATGTAGCTAAATTCGTGCAACCCATAAGGAGAAAGAGTTCTCCTAGTCCAATTAGGAAAAGGATTTATTGTAATCCTTATTGAGGAAAGTTTGACTATTTGATAAAGAATCCTTCCTACATAGGAATTCATTTTTTTACCACTAGGATTAGAGTTTTAGAAAGCTATAAAAATCTCTCTAAGTGGCAGCCATAAATTTCATGGAAGACTTATTTTGTGAACTGTTGTTATTTTCCTTTGTAATTGAAATTATAGAGAATTTTGTTTAACTTTGTATTGCGTCAAGAATTGGAATCTTATCGAGATTAGTAATTTCGTGGCGAttccattctttttttttcttatttgattatctacattattatttattcattattcAAAAGTGTAGTAGAACggttgaaaattaattttggtATGTGACTTGATATTATTGTGTGTTCGAGATTTTATATTACATTGTTAATATGAGATTTTGCATCAATTGGTATTAGAGTATAGGTCgtagataaattttaatttacctatttttattattatcttttttaatttcaatatcatAGTCATAGTTGTTAATTCGTTTTTTTATTTCAGTAGCTTGTTATCTTTTCATTTTGCTATGTTTGCTTTTCAATTTTGTGttatcataatttttaataaaaaaaaaagaagaaagaaagattcagatatgaaattttttttaaaaaaaatt
The sequence above is a segment of the Manihot esculenta cultivar AM560-2 chromosome 5, M.esculenta_v8, whole genome shotgun sequence genome. Coding sequences within it:
- the LOC110614821 gene encoding 2-alkenal reductase (NADP(+)-dependent); the protein is MAVSNSYVVIKAHIDGSPKESDFELKSESISLLLDSGSNDVILKNLYLSIDPYQLNRMKSQSSSQIYSTLAAAINPGEAINGYGVGEVLVSGNPEFQKGDLVVGLITWGEYSVIKPGGMLRKLELMGFPLSNHVGILGFSGLTAYAGFFEVCKPKKGEKVFVSAASGSVGNLVGQYAKLFGCYVVGCAGSKEKVELLKEKLGFDDAFNYKEQTDLKATLKRYFPDGIDIYFDNVGAEMQEAAIANMNLFGRVAICGVISEYTDSGRKAAPDMIDIVYRRIKIQGFLAADFLNVYADFISTTCDHLRAGKMHILEDISTGVESIPSSLIGLFRGHNVGKKMVQLSDT